The nucleotide window ACTCGAAGGTATGTGTGTGTGAATGTGTAATATTTTTTGCCAAAATTGCTAATTTTATGACCTTTCGAAAAGCTTATTCTTACTGCAAGTGACTTGCGTCTTTTTTTATTGCCTCTCAGCAAAGCAACAAATGTTCTGTTACTTCTGGGCAAAGTGGCTGCGTATGCTTTGACATGGACAAGTTTCTTTTACTGTCAAGTAACCCCAGCCTTGAGAACTGAAGGGTGTACAAATTGGCCTTCCTTTGTGTAAGTTGGTTCATGAAATTTCTGAAACTTTCTGTGTCATTCATGACATTTTATGACTCAGTAGTTGTTAGTAGTAGTCATAACTTGAATTATGAGAAAATGCTATTAGCTATGCAATATTTGTTTTGTTCTGTTTTATTACTTACCACTTGCCCAATATGTAGTCTCTAATGTATCATGATTACAGGGGTAATTGAGTCCTGTAATCTCaagtatctctttttttttttaattaatttaatttacctTGTGGGTTAATGGTAACATTGGTATCTAAAAGGTACTTCCTAAAAAAGATTTAAGGCTGTACATTTTACACTGTTGTGTCTTGATTCTGCATGTGCATGTTCATTTGTGCATGTGTGTTTCTATGTTTGCTTGCATGCTCACTCTCCCAGCTTTCTTTTTTCAGTCCAGTGAAATTAGGCTATTTTTCATGTTCTATTAGACTGGGCACTAAAATTGCTACATTTGTGTAGTGAATGCTTGAGGAGATCTCCTTAAGAGTAAGTATTTGGTTGGTTTTTACCCCTTTTTAAACCAAAATAACTAAATGATATGGAAATAAGACCGCGCACTCAAAGTGATACATCACCCCATTGCTTAAAGCGCAAAGTGCAAAAAAAGCACTTGCTTCATTGAAGGAAGTGCAAAATTATTAAAAACGAACTAATAATATAATATGCATGGAAAATACAATCctccatataaaatttaaaccgTTGAGAAATCAACAAACATCCAAAAGTTTTTAGCATTCATAATCATAATCATAACTTAGAGGTCTTCACTAGATTTCCCATCAAAGTTCTCAACATTTTTATCCTCATCCCAAAAGAAAATACATTTCCATCAAATCTTCATCTAATCTGTCTTAACATCTTTCAAGGTTGGCTTTGAAGTTGACACTCTTTGAGCttttgccctttttttttttttttgcactttAAGCGCAAAAAAGCCCTCGCTTCACTAAACGCACTTTGCTTAGCATATGTGAAAACACTTTTCTATTTGTTAGTGCACTTTAGCAAGCGATTTTGACTACACTGAATAAGACAGAACTGAACCAAATAAAATGGTAAAACGGAAATAACTGAATCAAAATGGTTCGGTATGTTGTCTAGTTTGGTTCTAGAGGAAggggggcaaaaaaaaaaaaaaaagaacagaaTAAGAATATCTCTCAGATCATTACTAGAACTACTAAGAAAAATTATACAAGCACTGCAAATAATAAAAAAGAGACTGACAGTTCATTGCTTTAAAAAAATAACCAAAAAAAATTTGTTCAAAAGAACTTTGAAACAAGAAAATCCCTGAGAGTAGAGACACATTCGTCATCACATTCAGGAATTACAGAAGACAtacatcaaaattgatttttctttccCTTGCACACGCAACACCACAAACATATAATATATATGAAGATAAATTCTAATGAAATTGAATATGGCTCTTGGGAACACCTATAGCAAGACTTGTAATCATCCTTTCGTAGAAAGCATCTCTCAAAAATCTCTATGGAATCCTTACAGCCACAAATCAAGAACTGAACAACAATAAATTTAACAAACATTGCCTTTACAATATTTGATGCCCAGCAACCCATTCTCACCTTGGTTAATGGAGTGAGGGGAAGCATGACATGCTAGAGCAAGAGGAGAATGAGGTGTGTTGAGATAAGGTGGATGGGTAATAAGCAATGTTGGAGAGACAAGGTGGATCATTGAGAACTGAGAAGCAATGACGGCAAGAAAACTGGGTGGGCCAGAACAGTGACAGGTGGGTGGGATGACACCATGGTGTGACCAAAGAAAGAGCATATGAGATTAGGGTTTGCAATTTCGAAAGAGAGGAGATCAGGAGACCATGGACGTTTGACAATCTAAGAGGACTTCTATTCAATGTAAAACAGCACCATTTCATATATATGTTATTTTGATTGCTCGGTCATATTGGACTTCTAATTTTCACAGCTGAACAGAACCAAATTGACTGATTTTgcgataaattaaaattgaactgaaccgaataaacccaaaaaaaaaaaaaaaccaatttcaTCAGCTAAAATTTTGTTCAGTCATTCACCCTTAGATCTCCTTTTATATTTGAATATTATGATGAGATTTGCGTTATTagtttttaagtttatttcttagTAAGGTTTTAACCATTTTCTAATGTGCCATGTTTGGTATGCTGAGTATAATACAGGAATACTGAGAATGGCCACCTATCTCCCCAGAATACATGCAGCAATGATGGTGATGAGGATGCCAATGATGTAGAAAGGCCATTTAGTGGAGGTAATGGTTTTGCTAATGGAAATCATTCTATCAAGCCTCCAATGTTCCAGCAAGGTGTGCTCAGGACCAATTGCATAGACTGTCTCGATCGCACAAATGTTGCACAATATGCATATGGGTTGGCTGCACTTGGACAGCAACTTCACGCATTAGGATTTATAGACACCCCAAAGATAGACCTTGGTGCACCTTTAGCTGATGAATTGATGGGATTTTATGAAAGGATGGGTGACACTTTAGCACATCAATATGGTGGGTCAGCTGCACATAATAAGGTGATTATGACACACCCAACTCAACCTAAGTAAACCTTAATCCCAATTTGGTGATCTATATGAATTATTTGCCTCTATTTGACCCGCTTTAGGGTTATTCTAACATAAGCCAGAATATTAACAATTTTAATATCTTGTTAGTCTTCTTCTGTAAATTGATTGCTTTCATCCTTTACCTTGTATCTTTTGATGTAGGCTTTTTTGTAAAACAGAGTTTGACAGTCTAATCTGGTGGTCAGAGTATGGGGAGTTGATAAAATTTTTGTaactcagagagagagagagaattttaACGAACTAATGCTTCTATTCTGCCTAAAAAATTATCTATGCTTGGGGATTGATAGTAAACTTAGGACTGTTGGTTTAATTTTGGTTGCTAATTTTGCATCCATTTTTAAATCTCCTTTACTTGATACTTCTAAGCATCATCCTAGCCACCAGCCCATCACCTTAGTTCTTAATGAGTCTTCATTCTGAAATTTTTGAACTCTTGATGCCATATAGATATTCTCTCAGAGAAGGGGTCATTGGAAAGCAGCAATCCAGTCCCAGGAGTTCTTCAGAACTCTTCAACGCTATTACAGCAATGCATACATGGATGCGGAGAAACAAGATGCAATTAATGTGTAAGTTGTGCTttgtattgttttatttggagCAAAACAAGAGCTCTCATTGATAACTCCTAAGCTGCCTATGAGTTTTGTCGTCATGAGTTTGACTTTGGGTCATTCCATCAGCCTAAGACTTGTAATTTCAAAAGCTGGcctttttattgttggaaataatgTAGCTTATTATCCTCCTCCTCTTTCTTCtacttttaataataataataataataataataataataataataataataatggtcaGAGGGAACCATTGGTGGGCTCTGATAtgatataattatatttctttatttACTCTGTGCAATAATCCTTGAGCAGTTTCTGCAATTATTCTATTAATATATGACCTTTTTTTAACCCCTTTTATATTGACAATTTGAGCAGATTCTTGGGGCACTTCCTGCCACAACTGGGTAAACCTGCACTCTGGGAATTGAATTCAGACCAGCTTTACAGTGTGGGAAGGAATGGGCAAACATATGTGGATCAAGATAGAAGGTAAATTACTGGCTGACAAAGCTTTGAGATATACATGTTACTCCTGGGGAATTAAATGCATAAAAATATATTTCTTCTTCATTCATTGCTTGACTCTTCCTGGGAAAAAGCCCTTTATGATGATACAAGACCACACATTGATCTCTAACTTCTATTATATATTATTGAGGTTTTCACcattatttctttcctttttttccctttttaccTCCATTTTATGCCTTTCAAATTTTCTTCATTATCTGGAGGCTGGGATTTAATCTTCTGGATGTATTTTTCATCTTCTAATAATTTTCCTTTCTCTATTGCAAGTAAAATATTTGTAGCTGCAGCTTATCTTTTGACTGTAAAGTTCTTCACATTTAGGTCATTTTTCAAAAGGTCCTTGTCAGATGgaaatattcttcatgaaagccgCTCACCTATGTCACCCAAGAATGTCAAGGAGGAGAAAATTTCTGCTTCAGCTTTGCCAAATCAATGGGAAGGGGAAAGCAATGTCCTTTCGGAGTCATCCCCTGAGATATCTACATGTGAAAGTGATATAGCATTTTCAAGGTTTTCTTGCTTCACTTTTGCCTTTTTTGTATAAATTGGTTCAATTGGCTTCATGCTGTgcctttatctctttttaataatGGCCTTATTTACTCTGTGGGTACGCCTTTAGGATATGGAAGATGGGAAATCTGCCATCATGCATGTACAATTGTAGCTTTTCCCTTGTTTTGTGCTTTCTTTCAGTCAAATGTTGCAAGTTTTTTTGTAAAGATAGTTGTCAACTCTGTTCTTGTTCTGCCTTTTTGTTTGTAATCATTTATTTAGCATTGTCAGGGAAAGCTGATTAAATTGGACGAAATAAAGAGATTCGTAAAAATTAAATGTACAGATTTTGGAAGGACAAGTATCCTTGGAGATTATTGAAATGTTTTTCCTATAATGTATTGTATTTTGTAGGAAAGATGCTCTGATATTCGAGAATCAATACATCGCTTTGCAATTGCTGGGGGGTAGAATAGTTTTTCTGGCTTCTTTTATATTTAATTGCTTTaaggagcttttttttttttttttttttttttttttttgctgataTTCAATGAGATTAAGTGTTTTCCCTGATTAGTTATGTTTTTCTAGTGTGCTTTTCTGTCTTCTTTAAGAGACAGATATCCTCTAATTTGTTTCTCTTCTTTCTTCATCAATATAATCTTCTTCTAACATGAAACATTCGTAAAATTCCATCATATTAAGTTATTCTCCTTTTCACTTTCATATAATGAATTTGGTTCCACTCATGAGAGTCTTTGTATATTCATTTTTTGGCAAAGTGGAAATATATCCTCGGAAATCGCTAAGCATACCACGAATGACCTTTACTTGTGTCATGTTCATATCTTTCACTTGCATTATAGCATTTTGTTACAGATATTCTGACTTGTTGaagactctcttcttctctctgtaGTTGTTTGTTTTGTTTATTTCCCATTCTCATGATTAGTCAATAGACTTATTGTGCTAGTTTATTGCCTCCGTGTGCCACTACTTGTACTGGGTGGATGCTTGCTGCCTGTGATACTAATTACTGATGTTCCATAGAAATTCCCTTTAATTCTGCTCATTAAGCATTAAATTTCTTCGTGCAGTTACACTCCTTCAATGCCTCGCAGACATCTCTTTGGGGATGTGGAAAGAGAGCTGTACCTGGGAAGTGATCATATTTACTTCTCTGAAGATACGTTTAATTGTTCAAACTTTGTTGACTTGGACTGGTTGTCTTCCTCGGGAAATTCATGTGAAGAAGAGCCATTTGAGAGGTATTTTCCATTGCTTTTCAAGGAAGTAATAACCACGTCTCTGAAGTTTTCTGGAAGCCACAGAAGAAACTGCCTGAACTTTAAATATACCTGCATGGTACTTCTAGGAAGGTTTAAATATTGAAAAATGGGGCTTTGTGCAAGGAAGACTTAAGTTATGTACTATCATGCCTTAAATGGAaacaatactcaactcaactaaactaagcctttattccaagaatttggggttggctatatggattatctttcttcattctaaacgattttgggttaaatccttggaaatgtgtaatgcttctaaggaGTAATGGAAACAATATTCAAGAGTAATCAAAATAATGACTACAAAGGCTTTTAAGGAGTTCTTTCGTTTAACTATCTCTCTAAAAGCAATTTACTGTAGCTAGTCAATGTTTATTTgaatttgtttttattttctccACCTCACATGTTCTGGCTATAAATATGCATTTCCTGTCAGAACATGGTCTGTTAAGGATTTTGAAGCTAGAGGAAGCTCTGAATCCGTAGTTGAGCAGATCATAAATAGTTCTTGCATTTCGTTCACGGTTTATTGAAGGGTCAATGATAAACACAGAGATTGTTGTTGCTCTGTTGATTGTATCGAGGGAAATTCTTATTTCCTGATCATCTTACAAACTTTTGCAGGTCATCATTGCTTACAAGCTCACCAATTGCTGGGATGTCATCTGAAAATGTTGTCAATGGAATAATGAGTGAAACGACCCCATCCACTAGTGAATATGGATCCAGCATGAAGGTTAGCACCTTATAACTGTGCAGGCAGCACTTCTCATGCTGTTCTTTATCAACTAACTGatgtttagtaaaaaaaaaaaaaaaagcactgtgAATGATGCAAATTTTGCTGGTACTTGGAATAAAATGATGAAAACCAGTAATGAAAGTGAACTCTATTGACAGTTGCTTACTTCCATCTAACCTGAAAGTGCATATGTTTGGTTGTGGACTATTTGAGTAACGGGCTGATGGCTGAAATCATTTTAATATAAGAACCATTTAGGTAGGCTTTATAATCTTTGTTCAGTTTTTGGGACAAGCAGTATTCTGTTTTTCAATTTGCAAGCAGTTTGTTAGCTTCAATATTTGGTTTTGATGATCATTAGGTCCAAAAAGTTAATTGGGACAGAATATAACCAGTAATGAAAGTTGATTGGTATTGCATGGTTTATGTGCTTCACTATTTAGAAAATTCAATCAAGCTATTTGACATGTTAATATGACcttattttgtttttatgttcTGTAGGTAAGGCAGGAGACAGAAATGGAGTTATCCTATGGAAATTCACAGAATTCCGATGTCCTCGAGGAATTCTCAGATAGCTTTGTGCAATGGGTAAACTGTGGAGAGACACTCTGCCATTGAAGTTTAGCTCTCTTTGCCcctgaattaatttattatttcccTCAAGCGACTCAAACATGCTCTAAAGATGCTGATCTATTAATATAGAGAGGTTACTAAGGATAGCTAGACCAAGGGGAGATGGCCAGACTGAAGGGATAAAAGAGGCAGATGAATTGGGAACCCTTGAAAATGCATCCAAGAAGAAATCCTCGTGTGACTGACAGCATTGATTGCATCGTCGAAACCTCGATGGTATCTGATACCAAAGTATAAAGAGTAAATAGCCAACAGTTTAAAAACAAAATTCTTTTTGGAGCTCCTCCTTTTCTCATTCCTTCTACTAGTACATGGGCTTCCTATGTTTGAATCTTGTAAATATATTTCGCTGCTCTTTGAGCTCCACTTTTAGATGAATTTCAGGTTATTGATTCTTTATGAATTCTCTTCATGTTTATCTGTGGTCATCTCAGGTGTGATACTAACAATTAACTGTTTGGAGGAAAGATCTGCAACTATAGGACTCATATTAAGCTTACCAGTCAAATTTCTACGAGATTAGTTGCATGTTTGGGATGCGAGTAGGATGATGATGGcattctttttaaaattttggaaACCCCAATCCTGTAATTTTCGCTTAAAGctgtttattatttaataaaagccAGAGCTCGAAATACTTCTCTTTCTCCTCAGTTAACTAGACCATTTATGTGACCATCTTTTTcattattagtattattattatttagaaaaagaTAAAGCATTTATATTAACATTCAAAGTTTATTGCAGTCTCGTTGATTAATCAAACTACTACCAGGGTAAATATTATTTCAGCCTGGTGGTTGGCTTGGGCATTTACCATCTCAGGTACCTTCGACTCTGCTTTTCATCCTCTGGAATTAAAACTAGGGGCATGTTTgtaccattaaaaaaaaaaagcgagaagaaaaaatgaaaaaaacaGAACTATGTGTTAGTGCAAAATTTCGAGGTGAATTGAAACAATTGAATCATCAGGTTTCTCAATTCTGCTACAGTGTTTGGACTTGATCTTATATATAAGAACAGAAGAGGTTACTGCAGCCCCTAAGCACAACTGAATATTGGCGAGTAACAGAACCCAAAGCAACTGCTGAAAACAGAGAACAAATTCAAATAATCCTACCCCTACAAAGTTCAGCCAAGAATGGGGAAGATTCGAGTGATATGCTCTAATGGTATACTATCTGCAGTATTTTTCTTCAGCTCAGGATGGTTAAATTCATTGCTGGGTAGAACAATGAGTTGGCCCTTAACATGCCCTTTCTCTACACTCCAACCACAATTGGTTATCTGCTGTTCAAGGAATTTGTCCAAGGACAGACCTTCAATGTTGATAGCCTGTTACATATGATGCTTAAAGTAAGAGGTTTCGCATAGATAATATATCTATTAACTGACATGCATATAAAAATCTCACTGATTAAATGAAAAAGAGAAGTGGATGCATCATGATCCTAtttgattttgttgaaattatTGATTTAGTAGCTGCAAAAGcttcaattaatgaaataatcACATCTGACTATAAAAGCCTTgcgtgttgttttttttttttttttcttttctttgattgccTCTGATTTCCATTAAAAAACCAACAGATTTTGATCAAATTTAAACCATAGGGCATAACCAATGAAAGGAAAAACATATTCCAATATGCAACAACTCTCTTTGAAAATATCAGAGATATCATTTACCAAAGCCCATGCCTTTGAACCTACATCCTGTTATTTAATTTTTGTTCGAACACACAAAGTTAACCAACTCATTTTCAGCAAATCTCAACAAGACCTTCTGCCAGCATGTGATGCTAACAAACCAACCATAAAATGGGTATCATAGTATCATACAGAATGGATACACATCATATATGTGAAGTTGAAGCATACCTCAGCCAGCACAGACCGGGGAACCTTTTGATAAGTCAAGGAAAGCAGATGAATAGCATATGATTGGATTGCTAGCTCAAAACCTGCACTTTGTCCTCTTGTAAGCCACAATCATATTTACACATACACTCAAAACAAAACAGACAATGCAGGACAATGTCAATTATAGCAACTGTATAATTCCAAGAATGAAATGAAAGCAACAGCAAGGTAAGTTATACTCCTTAATTCACTATATAATGCATTAATAAACAACTGTAGTGAACACTCTAACCTGGATCAATATTAAGTAGAAATCACACCAGCCAAATGAATGGTCTGATCTATGTGCCAAAGGTATTCCATTGTAAATATGATTAAGCCCCAATGCCATATAACTATCAAATTCTTAAAACCTTGtcaaatttcccttaaaattcaaCCTTCTGTAATCTATAGAAATATAATAATCATTCTCCAAAACATTAATCCTTGAACATGATATGTCCAATTGTACAACAGCAACCATGAAGATGTATGCAGTGAGAGCAGCAGCAGCTATCACAGTTCATTTTTTTACCTGGCACTGCTTCAACTATGTGGCGACTCTTAGCTGCTTCATCCCAGAATTGGCAGAACCTCCCTGTCTGCAAATGAAGAAGTATTTGTAAGTTTCTATTTTCTATTTACCACATACATTTACCAACACAGGAGAGACAGACCTCCAAATAATGTGAGAGAACTATCAACGTCTTGAACTGTTCCTCCATTTGCTGAAAGACAAAAGAGGGCAGATGCATATCAGGTATAGTAACAATATTGACAAAGTAAACAATTGAACTCTTAACACCAGCTCAAAACTGGAAAACTTTTCAGAATGACAAATTGGCAACGTAAACCCAAAAATACTTCCCCTTCCAAGCTCTCCACACCCCTCAACCAACCACACAAGTGCACATTTGCATTAATCCACATCCATACACTGAATAAACTATAGTACTCGTTGTGGAAAATGCCTTtggaatgactaaatgaatgcaTATGAATGTGCCAAAAGTAAGGACAAATTAACAGAATGATACCACTCGTTCAGGAATCAAAAATAGACATAGACTAAAATCTGGAGCTGGCATTGCCATTAGTGCCTGGTAAAAAGAAAGCCAAAACAAATATTAGAAAGATATCTTAGGCCACTGAGCTGCAAAAGCATTTAAAGGCATTTTACGCAAAGGCTTAACCAGACCTTAACCAAAATGCGAGCAACAATTTGGGTGCTCAGTCGCTCTGGTT belongs to Hevea brasiliensis isolate MT/VB/25A 57/8 chromosome 4, ASM3005281v1, whole genome shotgun sequence and includes:
- the LOC110672730 gene encoding phosphoinositide phosphatase SAC3 isoform X2; translation: MASMENGCPSTSPNPNIIHDELPRPEQVYLQKFRLYETQSKFYMIGRDKSRTYWRVLKIDRQDPSELNIREDSTTYTESECSDLLRRIHEGNNATGGLKFVTTCYGIVGFIKFLGPYYMLLITKRRQIGAICGHNVYAVSKSEMIPLPNSSVQSQMTNSKNENRYKKFLCTVDLTKDFFFSYSYHVMRSLQKNLCNKETGHVLYETMFVWNEFLTRGIRNHLQNTLWTVALVYGFFKQATFSISGRDFKLTLIARRSRHYAGTRYLKRGVNEKGRVANDVETEQIVFEDVPEGFPIQISSVVQNRGSIPLFWSQETSRLNLKPDIILSRKDQNYEATRLHFENLVKRYGNPIIILNLIKTQEKKPRESILRAEFANAIDYINKDLSEENRLRFLHWDLHKHTRSKATNVLLLLGKVAAYALTWTSFFYCQVTPALRTEGCTNWPSFVNTENGHLSPQNTCSNDGDEDANDVERPFSGGNGFANGNHSIKPPMFQQGVLRTNCIDCLDRTNVAQYAYGLAALGQQLHALGFIDTPKIDLGAPLADELMGFYERMGDTLAHQYGGSAAHNKIFSQRRGHWKAAIQSQEFFRTLQRYYSNAYMDAEKQDAINVFLGHFLPQLGKPALWELNSDQLYSVGRNGQTYVDQDRRSLSDGNILHESRSPMSPKNVKEEKISASALPNQWEGESNVLSESSPEISTCESDIAFSSYTPSMPRRHLFGDVERELYLGSDHIYFSEDTFNCSNFVDLDWLSSSGNSCEEEPFERSSLLTSSPIAGMSSENVVNGIMSETTPSTSEYGSSMKVRQETEMELSYGNSQNSDVLEEFSDSFVQWVNCGETLCH
- the LOC110672730 gene encoding phosphoinositide phosphatase SAC3 isoform X1, translated to MASMENGCPSTSPNPNIIHDELPRPEQVYLQKFRLYETQSKFYMIGRDKSRTYWRVLKIDRQDPSELNIREDSTTYTESECSDLLRRIHEGNNATGGLKFVTTCYGIVGFIKFLGPYYMLLITKRRQIGAICGHNVYAVSKSEMIPLPNSSVQSQMTNSKNENRYKKFLCTVDLTKDFFFSYSYHVMRSLQKNLCNKETGHVLYETMFVWNEFLTRGIRNHLQNTLWTVALVYGFFKQATFSISGRDFKLTLIARRSRHYAGTRYLKRGVNEKGRVANDVETEQIVFEDVPEGFPIQISSVVQNRGSIPLFWSQETSRLNLKPDIILSRKDQNYEATRLHFENLVKRYGNPIIILNLIKTQEKKPRESILRAEFANAIDYINKDLSEENRLRFLHWDLHKHTRSKATNVLLLLGKVAAYALTWTSFFYCQVTPALRTEGCTNWPSFVNTENGHLSPQNTCSNDGDEDANDVERPFSGGNGFANGNHSIKPPMFQQGVLRTNCIDCLDRTNVAQYAYGLAALGQQLHALGFIDTPKIDLGAPLADELMGFYERMGDTLAHQYGGSAAHNKIFSQRRGHWKAAIQSQEFFRTLQRYYSNAYMDAEKQDAINVFLGHFLPQLGKPALWELNSDQLYSVGRNGQTYVDQDRRSFFKRSLSDGNILHESRSPMSPKNVKEEKISASALPNQWEGESNVLSESSPEISTCESDIAFSSYTPSMPRRHLFGDVERELYLGSDHIYFSEDTFNCSNFVDLDWLSSSGNSCEEEPFERSSLLTSSPIAGMSSENVVNGIMSETTPSTSEYGSSMKVRQETEMELSYGNSQNSDVLEEFSDSFVQWVNCGETLCH
- the LOC110672731 gene encoding eukaryotic translation initiation factor 3 subunit K isoform X2; this translates as MGRERDAQKPQQQQQQQQQQQQVSFTVEQLVAVNPYNPDILPDLENYVNEQVSSQTYSLDANLCLLRLYQQMEEQFKTLIVLSHYLETGRFCQFWDEAAKSRHIVEAVPGFELAIQSYAIHLLSLTYQKVPRSVLAEAINIEGLSLDKFLEQQITNCGWSVEKGHVKGQLIVLPSNEFNHPELKKNTADSIPLEHITRIFPILG
- the LOC110672731 gene encoding eukaryotic translation initiation factor 3 subunit K isoform X1, with protein sequence MGRERDAQKPQQQQQQQQQQQQVSFTVEQLVAVNPYNPDILPDLENYVNEQVSSQTYSLDANLCLLRLYQFEPERLSTQIVARILVKALMAMPAPDFSLCLFLIPERVQMEEQFKTLIVLSHYLETGRFCQFWDEAAKSRHIVEAVPGFELAIQSYAIHLLSLTYQKVPRSVLAEAINIEGLSLDKFLEQQITNCGWSVEKGHVKGQLIVLPSNEFNHPELKKNTADSIPLEHITRIFPILG